Proteins encoded together in one Candidatus Zixiibacteriota bacterium window:
- a CDS encoding metallophosphoesterase, which produces MSELYPVIFCLVFIIILSFDAWLFLRFLNRAWWSYRWVRLTTFLIPVFGGICIVLWAWGVKIDNSILTGIGATGGAFTMVIQIALLLSLPVSGAFHVIIDIVRKIKKKVMTAPVKPDPKRRLVLKTAAAVFPMIAVSAGAGGVASSFNESRMPKIKLLYPDLPSSLNGLQILQISDSHLGYYITLHHLERMLMKAEEQKPDIILLTGDIADDLRILPDALSMIAQLSPRLGCYACLGNHEYYRGINKVYRAYDAGPIPLLVDAGTAIDIDGIPLYIAGADDPRWMRRDNSRFIDESISKSIALAPDNAFKILMSHRPTAFDFAAEKGMQLTLSGHTHGGQLGIGGRSLFEYLPALGGLRYQWGHYQKANGSQLYTTSGFGHWFPFRLGCPPETPLIELRKA; this is translated from the coding sequence ATGTCTGAATTATATCCGGTAATATTCTGCCTTGTCTTCATCATCATACTAAGCTTTGATGCCTGGCTGTTCTTGCGTTTTTTGAACCGCGCCTGGTGGTCATATCGTTGGGTGCGGCTGACTACCTTTCTTATACCGGTGTTTGGTGGAATATGCATTGTCCTCTGGGCCTGGGGCGTAAAAATAGACAACTCGATTCTAACCGGTATTGGCGCCACAGGCGGCGCTTTCACAATGGTTATCCAGATAGCTCTGCTTTTATCATTGCCGGTATCAGGGGCTTTTCATGTAATAATCGATATTGTCAGGAAAATAAAAAAGAAAGTGATGACTGCACCGGTTAAGCCCGACCCCAAACGCCGGTTGGTATTAAAAACAGCGGCGGCGGTTTTCCCGATGATAGCAGTATCTGCCGGAGCCGGCGGTGTTGCCTCATCATTTAATGAAAGCAGAATGCCAAAGATAAAATTATTATATCCGGATTTACCCTCATCCCTAAACGGTCTGCAAATACTCCAGATATCCGACTCGCATCTTGGCTATTATATAACATTGCATCATCTTGAAAGAATGCTTATGAAAGCTGAGGAGCAAAAGCCGGATATAATTCTGCTTACCGGCGATATTGCCGATGACCTTCGGATACTGCCGGATGCGTTGTCGATGATAGCGCAGTTAAGCCCTCGCCTGGGATGCTATGCCTGTTTGGGAAACCATGAATACTATCGAGGGATAAATAAAGTCTATAGAGCATATGATGCCGGTCCTATACCGCTTTTAGTGGATGCCGGAACTGCAATTGATATTGACGGCATACCGTTGTATATCGCCGGGGCAGACGACCCGCGCTGGATGCGGCGGGATAACAGCCGGTTTATTGACGAATCGATTAGCAAAAGCATCGCCTTAGCGCCGGATAATGCTTTCAAAATCCTGATGAGCCATCGGCCAACTGCTTTTGATTTTGCCGCCGAAAAGGGTATGCAATTGACTCTATCCGGTCATACACATGGCGGCCAGCTTGGCATAGGCGGGAGATCGCTTTTTGAGTATCTGCCCGCCTTGGGCGGGTTAAGGTATCAATGGGGGCATTATCAAAAGGCGAACGGCAGTCAATTGTATACTACCTCCGGTTTCGGGCACTGGTTCCCGTTCCGGCTGGGCTGTCCGCCTGAGACGCCGTTGATTGAGTTGAGGAAAGCATAA
- a CDS encoding PEP-CTERM sorting domain-containing protein → MSTFAMSWNPLTGNYMTDDWGTDGTAPSPGPNYFVSEVFDLEAMYLDVDYDADQVSFSIVTSMPNDGFDGVSWYPGYVFRAGDVRFNIGDDLFVLGTYDSPSGENHYGNMYYNPEMTYTDSYRGYNIDNPVLAEGNAINQVGSLSSSSFNYCEYLDDNSTSLMENGFSTYLIEGTVSFADFGYDLLDEDAFSMSLGMSCNNDVGTLSIAPVPEPATIALLGLGLLGLYAGKRRKK, encoded by the coding sequence ATGAGTACTTTTGCGATGAGTTGGAACCCTCTTACCGGTAATTATATGACAGATGATTGGGGCACCGACGGCACCGCGCCATCTCCGGGGCCAAATTATTTTGTATCGGAGGTTTTCGACCTTGAGGCGATGTATCTTGATGTTGATTATGATGCCGATCAAGTATCATTTTCGATTGTTACTTCCATGCCAAATGACGGTTTTGACGGCGTTTCGTGGTATCCCGGTTACGTTTTCCGCGCCGGCGATGTCCGCTTCAATATTGGCGATGACCTTTTTGTTCTGGGAACCTACGATAGCCCCTCAGGAGAAAACCACTACGGCAACATGTATTATAATCCTGAAATGACTTATACCGATAGTTATCGCGGATATAATATTGATAACCCGGTTCTGGCTGAGGGCAATGCTATCAACCAAGTGGGATCACTGTCATCTTCTTCGTTCAATTATTGCGAATATCTTGATGATAACAGCACCAGTTTAATGGAAAACGGCTTCAGCACTTATCTTATTGAAGGCACTGTATCGTTTGCTGATTTCGGATATGATTTACTTGATGAAGATGCTTTCAGCATGTCTCTTGGGATGAGCTGCAATAACGATGTAGGCACTCTTTCGATAGCGCCGGTTCCCGAACCTGCCACAATCGCACTTTTGGGACTTGGTTTGCTCGGACTTTACGCTGGAAAGCGCCGCAAGAAATAA